One segment of Ricinus communis isolate WT05 ecotype wild-type chromosome 8, ASM1957865v1, whole genome shotgun sequence DNA contains the following:
- the LOC8285340 gene encoding ribonuclease 3 translates to MQWPPATCSGLLAPACNRPIISYNFTLHGLWPENNSGSSPAACQSVPFDISKLTKAGIINDLNKYWPNLLLGQKNQIFWKHEWQKHGTCSQWDLVDYFKESIKLAETLNLLKILESSGIKPDDQLHRIVDIKKAFKAHQLEPLIKCNTKNKSDSYQLHEIRLCVNKVGMHFEKCQRRADMGCGGLQQIIFPSAQSATPSPPPPPPKVLRRTSSSPKF, encoded by the exons ATGCAATGGCCTCCGGCCACATGCAGTGGACTTCTTGCACCAGCATGCAATAGGCCAATCATATCCTACAACTTCACGTTGCATGGCTTGTGGCCAGAAAATAACAGTGGATCGAGTCCAGCTGCTTGCCAATCGGTGCCATTTGATATCAGTAAG TTGACTAAAGCTGGTATTATCAACGACCTAAACAAATATTGGCCAAATCTTTTATTAGGACaaaagaatcaaatattttgGAAACATGAATGGCAGAAGCACGGTACCTGCTCTCAGTGGGATTTGGTGGATTACTTTAAGGAATCCATCAAACTAGCTGAAACATTAAATCTTCTGAAAATACTTGAATCTTCAG GTATAAAACCGGATGATCAACTACATAGAATTGTTGACATAAAAAAAGCCTTCAAAGCACATCAACTAGAACCCCTGATTAAGTGCAACACTAAAAACAAAAGTGATAGCTATCAATTGCATGAGATTCGATTGTGCGTCAATAAAGTTGGAATGCATTTCGAAAAATGTCAACGAAGGGCTGACATGGGATGTGGAGGTTTACAACAAATCATCTTTCCTTCTGCGCAATCCGCAACTCCAAGtcctccacctccacctccaaAAGTTCTCAGAAGAACCTCCTCATCTCccaagttttaa